A window of Castanea sativa cultivar Marrone di Chiusa Pesio chromosome 1, ASM4071231v1 contains these coding sequences:
- the LOC142618917 gene encoding F-box protein At1g20360-like, producing MEDLCNNPLDDILFRLPLKSVVTCKSISKRFNTFISDPGFEAKLFLRYSCIFHCAHDWAEFYFKVPLYPPNSNKETESSVTLPRCFKLLAYCSGLLLLRLLKKSFLVLNPVTKRYQFIENKNCVVIGLAVEPISSSLHYYKVVCIRKLPRDDTYQFDIISSDILSWRKSSTKFTSMSCNFSDALPIYAHGSLHWIRKRNDILVFHLKKEEARIIKFHQNLPLLFENWTSWFGVVNALLTIISTSREEISVWILNDYKKVEWVLKTRITNILNSEWPIRIPSFYDGERLVMHQRKLGQHGEVWMYDIAPDK from the coding sequence ATGGAAGACCTATGCAACAATCCTCTTGATGATATTCTTTTCCGTTTGCCTCTTAAGTCCGTGGTCACGTGCAAAAGCATAAGCAAGAGATTCAACACCTTCATCTCCGACCCTGGATTTGAAGCGAAACTGTTTCTTCGCTATTCTTGTATATTTCATTGTGCACATGACTGGGCTGAATTCTACTTCAAAGTTCCTCTCTATCCTCCCAATTCTAACAAAGAAACTGAGAGTTCTGTGACACTACCTCGCTGTTTCAAACTCTTAGCTTATTGTAGTGGCCTGCTTCTCTTACGTCTCttgaaaaaaagttttttagttttaaacccCGTTACCAAAAGATACCAattcatagaaaataaaaattgtgttgtaATTGGGTTGGCTGTGGAACCAATCTCTTCCTCCTTGCACTACTACAAGGTTGTTTGTATTAGAAAATTACCCAGGGATGATACCTATCAATTTGATATAATCTCATCCGATATATTGTCATGGAGAAAATCCTCGACAAAATTTACTTCCATGAGTTGTAACTTCTCCGATGCTCTACCAATCTATGCTCACGGGTCGTTACATTGGATTAGGAAGCGCAATGATATCCTTGTTTTTCATCTGAAAAAAGAAGAGGCTAGGATCATCAAATTTCATCAAAACTTACCACTTCTATTTGAGAATTGGACATCATGGTTTGGAGTAGTAAATGCTTTGCTTACCATCATCTCAACTTCAAGAGAAGAAATCTCGGTTTGGATCCTCAATGATTACAAGAAAGTTGAGTGGGTGCTTAAAACCCgaattacaaatatattaaatagTGAATGGCCTATAAGGATTCCCAGCTTCTATGATGGTGAGCGACTTGTTATGCATCAACGAAAGCTAGGGCAACATGGAGAGGTTTGGATGTATGATATTGCACCCGATAAGTAG